A single window of Blochmannia endosymbiont of Camponotus nipponensis DNA harbors:
- the truA gene encoding tRNA pseudouridine(38-40) synthase TruA — MQKLALGIEYDGSLYCGWQRQRDVPSVQVHVENAIKKITAESITVFCAGRTDSGVHALGQVIHFTTYSWRSKSAWTLGMNRYLPESICVRWVRLVTEEFHACFSATSRRYCYVIYNGCLRSALLLKKSWHYKKYLDINKMCNAAQYLLGENDFSAFRATGCQSHSARRELYHLRITRKGQCVVIDIKANSFIYHMVRNIVGSLVEVGCGERRETWILELLRHCNRSLAGVTAPASGLYLLEVEYPLHFSIPSACIDRLWCS, encoded by the coding sequence ATGCAAAAGTTAGCTTTAGGAATTGAATACGATGGGTCTTTATACTGTGGCTGGCAAAGACAAAGAGATGTACCCAGCGTTCAAGTACATGTAGAAAATGCGATAAAAAAAATAACAGCTGAGTCAATAACGGTATTTTGTGCAGGACGCACCGATTCTGGAGTACATGCTTTGGGGCAAGTCATTCATTTTACCACTTATTCTTGGCGTTCAAAGTCTGCTTGGACTTTGGGTATGAATCGTTATTTACCAGAAAGTATTTGTGTACGTTGGGTTAGACTAGTTACTGAAGAGTTTCATGCTTGTTTTAGCGCAACTTCTCGTCGTTATTGTTATGTCATTTATAACGGTTGTTTGCGATCTGCTTTATTATTAAAGAAAAGTTGGCATTATAAAAAATATTTGGATATTAATAAAATGTGTAATGCTGCACAATATTTATTAGGAGAAAATGATTTTTCTGCATTTCGCGCCACAGGTTGTCAATCACATTCAGCGCGAAGAGAATTATATCATCTACGTATTACACGTAAAGGTCAATGTGTTGTAATAGACATTAAGGCTAATTCTTTTATATATCATATGGTACGGAACATTGTAGGTAGTTTAGTAGAGGTTGGCTGCGGAGAACGTAGGGAAACATGGATTCTAGAATTGCTAAGGCATTGCAACAGATCGTTAGCTGGGGTCACTGCTCCAGCTAGTGGGTTATATTTGTTAGAGGTGGAATATCCTTTACATTTTTCTATCCCTTCTGCTTGCATAGATAGGTTGTGGTGTTCATAA
- the accD gene encoding acetyl-CoA carboxylase, carboxyltransferase subunit beta — MSWIERILNKSTIIPDRRINIPKGIWTKCDNCGQLLYKKELERNLEVCPKCDHHMRISARVRLHSFLDQGSTLELGSDLEPKDVLKFRDVKRYKDRLISAQKITKEKDALIAMQGTLYGMKVIAASFEFAFIGGSMSSVVGARFVHAVNQALKIRCPLVCFSASGGARMQEALISLMQMARTSAALANLHKRCLPYISVLTNPTMGGVSASLAMLGDLNIAEPKALIGFAGPRVIAQTVREKLPLGFQSSEFLLEKGSIDLIIRRPNLRLKVAGLLAKLTHKSIPKG; from the coding sequence ATGAGTTGGATTGAACGAATTCTGAATAAAAGCACTATTATTCCTGATAGAAGAATAAATATTCCAAAAGGAATATGGACTAAATGTGATAATTGTGGTCAATTGTTGTATAAAAAAGAATTAGAACGTAATTTGGAAGTGTGTCCTAAATGTGATCATCATATGAGAATTTCAGCGAGAGTACGTTTGCATTCCTTTTTAGATCAAGGCAGTACATTGGAATTAGGAAGTGATTTAGAACCTAAAGATGTTTTAAAGTTTAGAGATGTAAAAAGATATAAAGACCGTTTAATTTCAGCTCAAAAAATAACAAAAGAAAAGGATGCATTGATAGCTATGCAAGGTACTTTATATGGTATGAAGGTTATTGCTGCTTCTTTTGAATTTGCTTTTATTGGTGGATCAATGTCTTCTGTGGTGGGAGCTCGTTTTGTACATGCAGTGAATCAAGCTTTAAAAATTAGGTGCCCATTGGTTTGTTTTTCTGCAAGCGGTGGGGCTCGCATGCAAGAAGCTCTCATATCTTTAATGCAAATGGCGCGAACTAGTGCTGCATTGGCTAATTTACATAAGCGGTGTTTACCATACATTTCTGTTTTAACTAATCCTACTATGGGAGGAGTCTCTGCTAGTTTAGCTATGTTGGGGGATTTAAATATTGCTGAGCCAAAAGCATTGATAGGATTTGCTGGGCCTAGGGTTATTGCGCAAACAGTTCGGGAAAAATTACCGTTAGGATTTCAAAGCAGTGAATTTTTATTGGAAAAAGGATCCATTGATCTAATTATACGTAGACCAAATTTACGATTGAAAGTGGCAGGGTTGTTAGCTAAGTTAACTCATAAATCAATACCGAAAGGTTGA